The sequence TTTGGTTCCCTGCTGCTGGTGCTGAGTGGATACACTAAGATTCCTTCCTATTCTTGAAGGATAAAGGTTTTGTGGGATGGAGGTTGGAAAGGGGAGATAAAACCTGATCTAATAAACAGCCTGCAGGATACACCGGCAGCGAATAATAGCATTATTTCTCCAACTTCCACACCTTTTAGACCTGCTAATGAATCCATGCTTTTCCTTCTGACCTAGAAAGATGAAAGCAACTCAGGGACCTGGTACCTTGATCCTTCCTTCTTTATTCCTCCTGGATGACATTTCTCCTGCCTCCCTGGGATTTTACCcctggagactgtgggtggttcTGACGGTCAGCACATTCCCTTCTCAGTTTCATATGAGGAATAATGGATCAGGACCCCGTGGGAGGTGAATTCAGGTCACCAAAATAGCATTAGAGGGAATCAGGTTAAGAAATGGAGGGGGCTGAGGTTTGGGGCACCTGGTTCTCTGGATCTGGGTCAGGAGGAAGTTCCTCACAGTCTCATCATCAAAGTTGTAGTTGAccaaccagaagacacagagATGCTGATATTTTGTGACCAACTCCAGGACCGTCCGGAAACCTTCAGCCGTGTCGAAATCCTGCGCCCCGCTCCCCTGCTCCCAGGCATAGATGGTGAGCAGCTCCAAGGCATATTTGGGGGGCAGAGACCCCTTTTGCTTCAGTTTGCTTCCACACTGAGGGAAGAGTGGAAACATCAGACGATACTGGTTAAAGCAGGAAGGTGAAATGAGCGTAGCAAGAGCTGTAGAGGGTGCACATGAAGGACTGCTGGGGCCGCAGTAGGGCACCCAAGTCTTGAGACGCAGTGCTGGGACTGGTCTGGGAAGGGTAACTTTGCAGCTTAAAGGCAGCCCACACAGGCTTCTTTGTTGTGCTTTGGCTTTATGTGACTTCCTGGAGTTATAACATAGTACCATTTACTAAAGACCCACTGTGTGCTAATTATGGGGCCAGACATTCCACCTACGTCATTCATTCCTGATCCCCCAACATCCCTACACAGGGGGCAGAGGTCGCCATGATGAAGTCATGGggaagtgaagtgacttgctcaaggtcaccctgTAGCCCTGAGCACCCTGAGCACCCTGGGGCTGGGTGTAGAGGTGGAAACCACAGGGTTCAGTCTCCTCGGGTTTCAGGAAGCTGGACACAGAAAGGAGACATCTCCTGAAAGAGCTGCTATTGTGCTGGGTGTCTGCTGTCATGAAAATACTCAGAAACTACCCTGTGAGCAAGACTGATGGAAGTGAAGGGGGGCGAACCAGTAAAATGCAGAAAATGCAGCCCCTGGCGCTGCCTGTCGCTTCAACCTGCCTTCCAAGAGGTAGCATCTGTGTCTATTAATTATGGACACCCAGCAGCAGATAAGCCATGCGGGTGACTTGTAGGCATGAAAATCCCAACTTCAGCTGCCCTTTGGAGGCACGATAACTTGGATTCCTGCAGACTTCTTTGGGTGTCAGAGCAAAAGCAAACTAAACCATGTGTAGCAGCTTTGTTGGTAGGAGATGCTTACATCTGACCCATCTCAATGGGGTTAGTGATGGGAACCCCACAAAGATACTCAGGGTTAGGAGTGGGAAGATTCTGTAATGTGGTCCAGCCCCCAGCATGGGAGACTGTGAGCACCTGGTAAGTGCTGATTTCATGGTCACAGAGTACTGATAAAAATAATACCAGATGGCCAGGACAAGAGCTGTCATACCCATTTGTACCAGTGCTTCACCAGGCGAATTAAATCCTTCAGTTTGGTGGGCCGGGAGCAAACGAAATTGCGCTGTAGCTCTGTGAAACAGGTAGAAAATTCTCCCCCTAGGGCGTCTGAGGATTTATGCAAACGGATGAGGTCAGCATAGATCCTGGGGCTGGGTGTAAAGCCAGATTTCAGTTCACCTAACATGGGGAAGAAATTTACATTATGCTTTAATCTGTATAGAAAGTAACAGATTTCAAAACACTGTTGACAACTATAATTTAATTCTGggaaattattttgaactctATTCGTGTATGTGAATTACTGATGTCTAAGATATTGGGTCATCTCTAGAGTAATGAGATATTAAAAATTACATGGTTTATATGAGTATAGGTGGTATTTATTATTAAAGTGTTATCTagacctgcactgtccaataggGTAGCCATCAGCCAAGGTGGCTATTTGCATTAGGAAaggaaaatcaaatgaaaaatttagtTCCTTACTCGTACTAGCAACATTTCAAgctctcaatagacacagaacaCAGATATAGGACATTTTCGTTATCCCAGAAAGGCCTTCTGGACAGTGCTGATGTGAAGTTTGCAAACTGTGGCCCCCAGACTAAATCTGGCCacctgcttgtttttgtaaataaagttttttcaGAACACAGTCACGCCCACTTATTAATGTATCgtctatggctgttttcaagctacaaaggcagagttgagcAGTTGTGACAGATACCTTATGGTCcttaaagctgaaaatatttgctctcttgccttttattaaaaaagttaGCTGACCCCCTACCTATATACTGTCATTTCCTCTCTAAAGACCCTAAGAACCATTCAGAGGGAAGGTACCAGAGTCTTCTTGATTTTGATTTGGAAAATGCCTGAAATAGCCTTGGTTTCTTTTAATACACCATTGTGTATCTGTCACTCACGAATTGAATTTCTAAAGGAGTTTTTGCCTAAGATCGAAGGCGAACACCCAGATTTCCTGTCTTTGCCTCAGAATTTCTCCCACAgtctgttttttcatttccttccctaATACTTGAGGCATTTTATCTATAAATGTGTACTGAATTCCTGTGTACCCCATTCTTTGACAGATGTTGTGAATGACACCATGGGACTATAAGATGTGGGTTCTGGCCGTCGTAGGGATAAAATAAACGAGAATGAAAATGTATACAGGTGTAAGGTATTGCTGTCATTATGAATGCCACCTGTTGGGGCACCGGACCAGGTCCGATCAGTAAGTCACGTGActttccctccaccccccccccccctccccccatcacaccagaatccctcttcctcttccagaaGCTCAAATCTTAGGAGTCTTACCCAGGGCATTAAATGCAGGCAGCACATCAAAGTCAACACTTTCGTTGAGGACTTTGGATTTCAGAGTGAAGCTCAGCACCCGAGGAGCCTTCCATTTTGAAATCTCAAACTTCACTTCAAAATCCTTCGCCTGCTGACAGGCTTCCAGCTGCTTATGGATTTCCTTGATGATTCTGCATCTCTCGTTTTTTTGGGAGGTGTAGCTTTTCAGCGAGTCCACGAACACAACAAGGTCGGCGTCGGAGCCACTCTTCAGAGCCGTGCCTTTGGCGGTTGACCCCCCCTAGGGAAGAAAGGCAAATCGAGATACAGCACTTTCTAGAGCTTGAGCCCTCACCCCCATGGGCTGGCGCCCGTTGGGCTAATTAATGAGGTTGCCAGGGGCAGTGCCAAGTTCGAGTCTCCAGTTAGGGCTGATTCCAAAGCAGAGTGTTTCATTTTCCAAACAAATAGAATCATCTGGTTCCAAAGGTGGCTCATCTCGTGCCATTTGATGTGTGAATTTGCCCACAAACAATGGATGGGCTAGTTATAAATGACCTGCTTCTCAAGTCAACTTCCTAAAGATTTCTGGTAAAGACTACGTAGCTTTACAGACTTACAGacatggagaacaaactagtgcttacagtgaggagagggaagtgcAGAGGGGCACTACAGGGGTGGGGACGTAAGAGGTGTAAACTGTTAgcaataaaataagctacaaggttatattgtacaacatggggtatatagccaatattttataataactataaatggagtataacctttaaaaattgtgaaccactatactgtacacctgtaacatataatattgtacagcaactatacttcaaaaaacataaacaaattttaaaaagagaccaTAGTGAGAAAAAATATCATCAACTAATAGTGAAAATCTAAAATTTTCCCCCTAGATAAAACAAAATTCGAATGGATCAATATGCAATGAGCAAATTTTAAACACAAGGCACTGTATTAATATCAGTTGAATGTGCTCTGTTAGACATTATATAGATCCCTTTGCATACTTGATCTTATGAAATACAGTCCTCAAGATGTCCATTTACAGTATActggacaaacaaacaaaaaaagagtatgtAGCTTTATTTGAATTCCTGTGACCTGAAATAAATCAAACTAAAGGCAAGCCTGACatcatctcttccctcctgcaaTCTGGGGACCATTGGATGAATATTCATCATTTAGATGCAGGGGTCGGCAAACTTTCTCTAAAGCATTAGATGATACATATtgtaggctttgtgggccacgtGTGTCTCTGCCACATAAGTTTCTACTTCCCCCTCCTCACTtttctcctccccatcctcctccttttcctcttcttcttcctcctctcccttcttctccttcttcttcaactatgtaaaaatgtaaaaccactCTTAGCTCGCTGGCCCTGGCTTGCCAAGCTCTGCACGAGGCAGCTTAGGCAGGCACACAGGTTCATTCTGTCTATTTTGTGAAGTTCTCCCTGAAGGCACAGCTCCTTAGCTGACGGGCGTCTTTGAGAGTGAGTCGGGGAAAAGCCAGCTTCGCACGGAGCTCTCTCAATGCCACAACTTCGGTGGGATTTGCTCTGAGCATCAACCCGCATGTATGTTTTCCTGGTTTTCCCCAGAAAGCTCATTTGATTTCTGCAAAGGCAATGTTTATTTTACCCATGGGTAGTGAATGCCTGGCTACTTGGCCTAGGAGGCGAGGGGAGGGAGTGGAGCTTCCTGTACACAGATGCTCAATTAATCCCTGGTCCATGCCACTTCATTCATGCAGCTGGTCTCCCGGGCCACAGCCCCCTCCCTACATTCTCCAGCTGGCACCTCCTCCATCACCTCAGCAGACAACTCTTTCTTGCAACCAACTTCAGGAAGATAGAAAGCAACTTCTTATCGGCCAAAGGCTCTCttcctattttcttctttgatgtGTCATTAacgtttcttatttatttactatcaTGTTAATgagaggctggggaaggagaggacaAAATGAGTGCTTCAACAATGGTTCACTGACCATGAACACAGCCAGTCTTGTTTTCCCTCAAATTAACCTCGTGAGACATTTTACTCACGGCGCATGGGACGTCGGTACTGGTCCCCAGACCCGTCCCAGGGCAGCATGCACACAGATCTGTTTTTTGTATCACGGCAAATGTTTTTGCTCACAGGTCAGcacttttctccctcccttcttgtGACCCTGGACACACAGTTATCTGGTTGGTGGCCAACAGACGGAGGCAAGTGTGTCAGCGCGTGACCTTGGAGTCTTGGACAAGAATGGCCCCATCTGCTGAATCTCTAGCTCAGTTGATGGGATGAATTGAAACCAGGAAGACTGTcactttttgttttaatacaCGTGGAGCTTAGAATCTGCTGTGGTTTGAATGGTGGCCCCCCCAAAAGAGATGTCTGCTGGCAACACGTGTGAATGCGATGttttttggaaaaagggtctttatagatgtaattaagttaggGATCTgcgggccctaaatccaatgacaagtgttcttagaagggaagagaagaaagacccAGAGGAGAAGGTGAcggggagagggaggcagagattggagtgatgcactaCAAGCCAAGCACCAGCAAGCGTTGCCAGCAGCTCTCGGAGGTTAACACAGAATCAGAAGTCTATTgtgaatgggacttccctggcagtccagtgattagaacttggcactttcactgccgtgggccggGCTCAATCCCTGAAGATAaccaggtcggggaactaggatgcCGCAAGCCGCACAATGTGCACCCCCCAAAAGTCTATTGTGAATGACGTAGGCGGTGCATCAGCACCCTCCACTGAAAACCAGGGTCCTAGCTGCCCATCTCCCCAGCTTCCCTCCCTCATCCTTTGTCCTCACATTTCCAGTGGTCACGAGCATTGCAGAGTTACAGGAACGGCTTAGTCCCCATCAATAACAAAGGGAAAGGCCATTGCTCACCTTGACAATCTTCTGACACTTTGTAGTTGAATGTCGAAAGCAATTTTCTTTAAGGAACTTACAGATGACATCAACAGCTTTCTTGATCTGATCTAGGAAAGTCCTGTTGGGCTGGAGACAGTCCTTGATGAACTTATCTAGAAGATGGCCTGGGGTCACGTAGAGCGGTGCAGGCTGTGGAAGGAGCCCGCTGTGAGATGCCGCCTGCCAGccgcctgcccccacccccgcttcctcCCCTGCCGGCTCTGCCCCCGatctctccctcctgctcccaaCTCTCCTGCTGGTACCTTTGTCATCCTGAGTTCTTGCATTGACATATCCCCAGAGCATACCTGAGCGTTTCGGGTGGTACCCAAGAGCCCCCAGAAACAGAACCTCTCCTAGTTGCTCCTCTCACCCTCTGGAAGGGATCTGGATCCTTCTCCCAACAGGTCTGTGAAGACCTGGCTCCAAATTACTGTCTAGTTTCCGCTTTCTGTTCCGGGATCGTCCACAAATGGCCAGCACCTCTTGGCTTCTCCGACTGCTCTGTTCCTTccttattttcccatttattatAGGTATTTTTGACTTCTGATGATCACACTCATTCCTTTTTCAAGGTTCTATCAGCCTCTGTTAAACACCCTGTGCCCAGGTGGATTGGTTTCCCCGCACTGCCGTAACAAATCACGGTTCTAGACGTCTGCAATAAAAGTgtaggcagggccatgctccctccaaaggctctaggggaaatccttccttgtgtcttccagcttctggaagtCCACGGCCTTCCTTGTCTTGTGGCTGCATCATGCTGACCCCTGCCTCTGTTGTCACGTGGCTTTCTCccttctgtgtctgtgtccctGTGTATCTTcctataagggcaccagtcactGGTTTCAGGGTCCACGCTGATCCAGGATGACCTCTTAACGGGTAatacctgcaaagaccctacttccaaagaaggtcacattctgaggatccgggtggacatgaattttgcgggacactattcaaccctcCACCCCAGGGGATGCTGTTCCCTCTAAGTGTGTTGAAGAGAGGGCTGTCCTGGAGTCAGAGGGGCCGTGTGTTCAGTCTGAAGGGACAGTTACCTGTTCTCTAATCCAGTGGGACCGTGGAGGGTGGGACCTGCTCACTCCCTTGTACCTGTGGTCACTTCTGGAAGGAAACCATATTCTGATGTCTAAATGGGGTCTGACACCTGCATAAAAGTGAAGTTCTCTCCTCTCCAGTAGAAAACATCAGATGGGATGTGCTCCATGGACCACAGGTCATGACACCTCAGcatcttctcttccctgttctgCGTGCTCTGGTCAGGCCTCAGTCTGCAGAGGCAGTTTACTTCTTGCTAGTGGGAGGGAGAATAGTGAtatcaccccccccccacacacacaaagtcCACGTCCTGCTCTATGACTATTACCCTATATGGAAAATGGGACTTTGCGGATATGATCAAATTTGTGTTGATAGATGTGCTTCTCctctgggggatgggaggggaaaAACCAATGCATCTGGCCCTTCATTAGTTCTCCCATTTGCAGCCTCGCTTCTCGCTCTCGCCCCCAATGCCTGCTTCAGTAGAGCTCAGAGGTTGTCCCAGCATCCGCAGGGGTGACTGCCACCCACGTCTCTTGGGCTCTGCTCCATTTCATCTGTCACCACCTTCTCACCTGCTTTCTCTCTTGCAGAAACGAATTGAAATCTCTCATCTGCAGGTGCCTGCCTTTACTCTTTGTTCAATTTTGCACTTTACTATCATTTTAATGGAAGAGGACATCCCTAATGGTgtgttatagactgaattgtgtccccctaaaagatatgttgaagtcccaacctCTAGGccctatgaatgtgaccttatatggaaatagggtctttgcaaacAGGTAATCAAGTTAAGACGAGGTCATTACTGTGGGCCCTAATCTGgtacgactggtgtccttataagaagaggagagagacacagagacagacatgccTGGAGGGAGGACATTGTGAAGacaccacgcacacacacagagaaggccgtgtgacaacagaggcagagattggagtgttgCTGCCACAGGCCACGGACTGCTAAcgaccaccagaagctggaagaggtgaggaaggacttttccctagagccttcagagggagcatggccctgccaacatcttgatcttggatttctagcccCCAAAACTGTGaaagagtaaatttctgttgctttaagccaccagtGCATGGTGCTTTGTCATGGCACCTCTGGGAAACCAGCTCACGGTGATCTTGGATAAGGCTGCAGTCTGAGTATCGGGAGGGCCCTGCCTGCAGCAGGACACGAGCTATATTGGAAAGCCCTCTCACCAGAACATTCCAGGACAGTCCAGGTGACTCGTTCAGCCTGAGAGAAAATAACCAGGTTTGAGCTTCTTGTTTTAGCAGCTGCCAGCAGGTGTTATCTTTGCTCACATTACTGGTTGGGTCAGTTGGATCCAAGATCACCGGCCTatgaatttgattaaaaaaaatcagttgggaGAAGAAATCAACTTGGGGGAAAGAGGCCTGGACTGGGCATCTGGAAACCTGGATTTTACCTCCTGCAGTTCCTCCCAATTGCTGAAGTGCTCTAAGATGTCTAGCCTCTCTGGTCCTGTGTTCTCTGCTTTACAGACATGTTCCATTCATAACCTAATAAAATGGTCTCCTCTTTCTGCTGACCCCTCCTCTCTTTGCCCCTTCCTTCTATGAGGGGAAGTGTTTGCTTTGGGGACAAAATGTGACAATGGTTTAGAATGTGAAAAGCATCGAAGCGTCCCTCTTTCAGACAGACCTCTCTTTGCCTCCCTACCCACTGCTGCTGGCATTCTTTTGGTGCATGCTTGGCCGGGAAAGACAGGGATGCACCCTCATTCTAAGGGGGCACAGCCTGGCATGTAGATAAAGAGGTAAGGAGAGAGGGCCGTGGGAAGTTTGGTACCTCGGGGATCGGAGGTGGCCCAGCAGGATGTTGCGGACGGTCTCATCCTCAAAGTTGTAG is a genomic window of Balaenoptera ricei isolate mBalRic1 chromosome 14, mBalRic1.hap2, whole genome shotgun sequence containing:
- the OAS2 gene encoding 2'-5'-oligoadenylate synthase 2 isoform X1 produces the protein MGNWESHLYKQPAQKLGEFIQDNLRPFEDCQKRIDQTVDTICAVLQEAEQFPMVTSVAKGGSYGRRTVLRGNSDGTLVIFIGGLEQFQDQKKSQHDLLSKIWAQLKHCELTMKLAAKMEIQSINGKLTIQLSTKQQSITFEMLPAFNALGLSEKPSLCTYRELKRALDMVKASPGEFSICFTELQEKFFSNHPSKLKDLILLVKYWCQKCQETLKDSSLLPLYALELLTVYAWEQGCGAEDFDIAEGIRTVLELISKQEQLCVYWTVNYNFEDETVRNILLGHLRSPRPVILDPTDPTSNVSKDNTCWQLLKQEAQTWLFSLRLNESPGLSWNVLPAPLYVTPGHLLDKFIKDCLQPNRTFLDQIKKAVDVICKFLKENCFRHSTTKCQKIVKGGSTAKGTALKSGSDADLVVFVDSLKSYTSQKNERCRIIKEIHKQLEACQQAKDFEVKFEISKWKAPRVLSFTLKSKVLNESVDFDVLPAFNALGELKSGFTPSPRIYADLIRLHKSSDALGGEFSTCFTELQRNFVCSRPTKLKDLIRLVKHWYKWCGSKLKQKGSLPPKYALELLTIYAWEQGSGAQDFDTAEGFRTVLELVTKYQHLCVFWLVNYNFDDETVRNFLLTQIQRTRPVILDPADPTGDVGGGHHWCWHLLAEEATEWLSSLCFKDGSGCPIQSWKVPTVQSPGSCGAGIHSIVSEMHLFRRCRFLE
- the OAS2 gene encoding 2'-5'-oligoadenylate synthase 2 isoform X2; this encodes MGNWESHLYKQPAQKLGEFIQDNLRPFEDCQKRIDQTVDTICAVLQEAEQFPMVTSVAKGGSYGRRTVLRGNSDGTLVIFIGGLEQFQDQKKSQHDLLSKIWAQLKHCELTMKLAAKMEIQSINGKLTIQLSTKQQSITFEMLPAFNALGLSEKPSLCTYRELKRALDMVKASPGEFSICFTELQEKFFSNHPSKLKDLILLVKYWCQKCQETLKDSSLLPLYALELLTVYAWEQGCGAEDFDIAEGIRTVLELISKQEQLCVYWTVNYNFEDETVRNILLGHLRSPRPVILDPTDPTSNVSKDNTCWQLLKQEAQTWLFSLRLNESPGLSWNVLPAPLYVTPGHLLDKFIKDCLQPNRTFLDQIKKAVDVICKFLKENCFRHSTTKCQKIVKGGSTAKGTALKSGSDADLVVFVDSLKSYTSQKNERCRIIKEIHKQLEACQQAKDFEVKFEISKWKAPRVLSFTLKSKVLNESVDFDVLPAFNALGELKSGFTPSPRIYADLIRLHKSSDALGGEFSTCFTELQRNFVCSRPTKLKDLIRLVKHWYKWCGSKLKQKGSLPPKYALELLTIYAWEQGSGAQDFDTAEGFRTVLELVTKYQHLCVFWLVNYNFDDETVRNFLLTQIQRTRPVILDPADPTGDVGGGHHWCWHLLAEEATEWLSSLCFKDGSGCPIQSWKVPVRII